The following nucleotide sequence is from Nitratidesulfovibrio termitidis HI1.
TGCATCTTCTCGTCGTAGCCGCCACCCTGGATCATGAAGCCGTCGATGACGCGGTGGAAGATGGTGCCGTCGTAGTGGCCCGCCGCGACGTATTCGCGAAAGTTGGCAGCGGTCTTGGGAGCCTTTTCGTCATCCAGTTCGACGACGATGTCGCCCATGCTCGTTTCCAGCTTGATCACCGTGTGTCCCCTCTGTGCCGAAGCCGCCATGGCGGTTCCGTGACCTGCGAACGCGAAAAGGGCCGTAAGCGCGGCCAGCAGCAACCAACGCATGTTCTGCTCCGGGAATGTGAAAGTTGGATGGGCAAACAGCCCGTGCTGGTGCCATTATCAGAAGCGCCACCGCAGGGCAATCGGCATGGCATACCAATGGGCGGCGGGGGCAGACGATAAATACACCTATTGAAAAGTTTGGGAGGGGTGGGGGCCGGGGGAGGGGACACCCTTTCCAAAGGGTGCCCCTCCCCCGATTCCTTCTCCTTATTCAAACGTCAGCTTGTCCAGCCTGACCCCGATGGTCACGTGCTGCCCGTCCTTGAGGTCGCCTGCGATCAGGCGGCGGGCCAGCGGGGTTTCCACGTTGGTCTGCAGGTAGCGCCGCAGGGGCCGCGCGCCGTACACCGGGTCGTAGGCGGATTCCGCGATGAAGTCGCGCGCCGCGTCGGAAAGGTCCACGGTGATCTTGCGTTCGGCCAGGCGCGCCCGCAGCCTGCCCAGCAGCAGTTCCACGATGCGCCCGATCTGCTCGGGCAGCAACGGGCGGAACATGACGATCTCGTCCACCCGGTTCAGGAATTCCGGCCGGAAGTGGCGGCGCATCTCGTCCATCACCTTGTCGCGCACGCCGGAGCGGAACTCGCCCTCGTCGGTGATGCCGTCCAGCAGGTGCGACGACCCGATGTTGGACGTCATGATGATGATGGTGTTCTTGAAGTCCACGGTACGGCCATGGCTGTCGGTAAGCCGCCCGTCGTCCAGAATTTGCAGCAGCACGTTGAACACGTCGGCGTGGGCCTTTTCAATCTCGTCGAACAGCACCACGCTGTACGGCTTGCGGCGCACCGCCTCGGTCAGCTGACCGCCCTCGTCATAGCCCACGTAGCCGGGGGGCGCCCCGATAAGCCGGGCCACCGCGTGCTTCTCCATGTATTCGCTCATGTCGATGCGCACGATGTTGTCCTCGCTGTCGAACAGCGATTCCGCCAGCGTCTTGCACAGCTCGGTCTTGCCCACGCCCGTGGGGCCAAGGAAGATGAACGACCCGATGGGCCGCCCGGGGTCGGACAGCCCGGCCCGTGCGCGCAGCACGGCCTCGGCCACGGCCTGCACGGCCTCGTCCTGACCCACCACGCGCTCGTGCAGCACGTCGCCCAGACGCAGCAGCTTCTCGCGCTCCGATTCCAGCAGCCGGGTAACGGGAATGCCTGTCCAGCGGGCCACGATCTCGGCCACGTCGTCAGGGCGCACCTCTTCCTTCAGCAGGCGGTTCTCATCGTCGCCGCGTTCGGCGTCGCCCAGCTTGCGCTCAAGCTCCAGCAGCTTGGAATATTTCAGTTCCGCCGCGCGGTTGAGGTCGTAGTTGCGTTCCGCCTCGTCGATGGCAAGGCGGGTGCGTTCGATTTCTTCCTTGATGGAGCGCACGGCGTCGATGGAGCCCTTTTCGCGCTCCCACTGGGCCAGCAGGGTGGCCTGGCTGGCGCGCAGGTCGGCCAGTTCGTTCTCCAGCTTTTCCAGCCGCTCGCGCGAGGCGGCGTCCGTCTCGCGGCGCAGGGCCTCGCGCTCGATCTCGAGTTGCATGACCTTGCGGTTCACCTCGTCCAGTTCGGCGGGCAGCGAGTCGATTTCAGTACGGATAAGCGCCGCCGCCTCGTCGATGAGGTCGATGGCCTTGTCCGGCAACTGGCGGTCGGTGATGTAGCGGTGTGACAGGGTCACCGCCTCCACGATGGCCGAATCGCTGATGCGCACGCCGTGGTGCACCTCGAACCGTTCGCGCAGGCCGCGCAGGATGGAGATGGTGTCCTCCACCGTGGGCTCGTCCACCACTACGGGCTGGAAGCGGCGTTCCAGCGCCGGATCCTTTTCGATGTACTTGCGGTACTCGTCCAGCGTGGTCGCGCCGATGCAGTGCAATTCGCCGCGCGCCAGCATGGGTTTGAGCAGGTTGCCGGCGTCCATGGCTCCGTCGGACTTGCCCGCACCCACGATGGTGTGCAGTTCGTCGATGAACATGACGATGCGGCCCTCGGCCTTTTCCACTTCCTTCAGCACGGCCTTCAGCCGTTCCTCGAACTCGCCCCGGTACTTGGCCCCGGCGATAAGCGCGCCCATGTCCAGCGCAAACAGGCTGCGGTTCTTCAGGCCTTCCGGTACGTCGCCCTTCAGGATGCGGTGGGCCAGGCCCTCGACGATGGCCGTCTTGCCCACGCCCGCCTCGCCGATGAGCACGGGGTTGTTCTTGGTGCGCCGCGACAGGATGCGCACCACGCGGCGGATTTCCGCATCGCGCCCGATGACCGGGTCCAGCTTGCCCTTGCGGGCCTCTTCCACCAGGTCGCGCCCGTACTTCTGGAGCGCCTCGTAGGTGTCCTCCGGATTGGGCGAGGTAACGCGCTGCGCGCCGCGCACGTCTTCCAGCACGGCCAGCAGTTTGTCCTGCGTCAGCCCGAATTCGCGGGCCACCCGGCCCATCTCGGTGGAGGCGGGTTCTTCCAGAAAGGCGCAGATCAGGTGCTCGACGCTGACGTACTCGTCCTTGAGCCGCTTGGCGAAGTCCTGCGCGCGCACCAGGGCCTGGTTCAGGCGCTGGGTAACGTA
It contains:
- the clpB gene encoding ATP-dependent chaperone ClpB gives rise to the protein MDINKFTEKSQQAIAEAQSTAVRLGHQQVDVEHAALALVRQEQGLVPRLLERAGYKPDAFAAALEAALQKRPAVSGPGAAQGQIYVTQRLNQALVRAQDFAKRLKDEYVSVEHLICAFLEEPASTEMGRVAREFGLTQDKLLAVLEDVRGAQRVTSPNPEDTYEALQKYGRDLVEEARKGKLDPVIGRDAEIRRVVRILSRRTKNNPVLIGEAGVGKTAIVEGLAHRILKGDVPEGLKNRSLFALDMGALIAGAKYRGEFEERLKAVLKEVEKAEGRIVMFIDELHTIVGAGKSDGAMDAGNLLKPMLARGELHCIGATTLDEYRKYIEKDPALERRFQPVVVDEPTVEDTISILRGLRERFEVHHGVRISDSAIVEAVTLSHRYITDRQLPDKAIDLIDEAAALIRTEIDSLPAELDEVNRKVMQLEIEREALRRETDAASRERLEKLENELADLRASQATLLAQWEREKGSIDAVRSIKEEIERTRLAIDEAERNYDLNRAAELKYSKLLELERKLGDAERGDDENRLLKEEVRPDDVAEIVARWTGIPVTRLLESEREKLLRLGDVLHERVVGQDEAVQAVAEAVLRARAGLSDPGRPIGSFIFLGPTGVGKTELCKTLAESLFDSEDNIVRIDMSEYMEKHAVARLIGAPPGYVGYDEGGQLTEAVRRKPYSVVLFDEIEKAHADVFNVLLQILDDGRLTDSHGRTVDFKNTIIIMTSNIGSSHLLDGITDEGEFRSGVRDKVMDEMRRHFRPEFLNRVDEIVMFRPLLPEQIGRIVELLLGRLRARLAERKITVDLSDAARDFIAESAYDPVYGARPLRRYLQTNVETPLARRLIAGDLKDGQHVTIGVRLDKLTFE